TGGCATTGGCATGAACTTGTCTGCCCCTGAAACCACTATCATGCATCCTAGCACACGCCCTGAGGACACAAGAGATCATACTAGTGTTCTTACTTATCCCAGCCCTCCCTATTTCCTTAAAGTCACTGATCACTTCAAAAAACCGCTCTCCTCTAGAGTTGTTGATCATCCTAGCCGTCCATGTCAGCGCATTAGGCTGCGAGAGCCCAAGGGAGGCGCGTTGCGCAGCTTCATGGCACCTCAATCTGCCGTACAAGTTGATCAAGGAGGTGGCAACAAACATATCACGATTAGCATGACCCAACTTGAGACAGCAGCCATGGAGCTGCTCCCCTAATCCCACATCCATCGTAGCGTCGAGAACACAAGCCATGATCCAAGCAGGAAACTCCGAGATATCAACATGACAGTCCTGCAGGTGCAGCATGCTCAGGAACAACCTCAGGGCCTCCGCGTAGTCGGCATTTTGGGCATACGCAACTATCAAGGTGGCCCAGGAGTTGAAGTCCTTAAGCGGCATTTCATCGAACAGCTGGTGGGCATTATCCAAACGGCCGTTACAGACGTGACGGAGAAGCAGGCGGTTGAGCAAATGTAGAGGAGGTGGTGGGCTCTTTCTAGTGAGGTGGGCCTGTAAGTGGAGAGCCGCGCCGGAGTCGGAACAATCGTTGATGAGAGAAGCGTACATGTGATTGTCAGATAGAGTTGTTGATGTTACTGGGACTTGGAGCCCATCCATCAACCGCAGAATATCGGAGGTGCTGCACCTCGACCCATTCTCATTCTTTTTCCTCTTCTTCCTTGTATTGTTCTTCTTTCTAGTAGTATTGTTGGAAGTGAGAGGGTTTGATTTTGAGCTGCGCGGGAGAGGTAATCTGAATTTGGATATGGACCGGTGGTTCTGGTTGGTAGTTGAAAATCTAGGGCGGTATTCACAACTGCCATAACCGGAGCTCGTTCCTACTCCTAGAAATGGTGCTGTAATTCCCATTGAATTGATGATCGGTTTTTCTTGTCACAGTGTCAGCAATATTCTGAAAATAAAAAAATAAAAAACGATTAGGGAACTGGGCCTCTGTGGGCTAGGCGGACCCGAGACATGGCTAGGCGGTCGTAGGTGATGTGGGCTTACATGGTCTGGGCCGCATTTTTTTAAAGAAAAATGTAAAAAAATAAAATAATAGGCGAACTGGGCCTCATCGGGCTATGCGGAAAGAGACACGCCTAGGCGGTTGTAGGTGATGTGGGCATAGGCGAGCTCGGCCACCCACCTTTAAAAAAAAAACTAATGACGTGGCTATACAGTTGGCTCTAAAACACAATGACGTGGCTAGAAAATAATTGGGGCGCCGGCGCACAGGGGCATAGGAGTTCCCGGCTTTCTTCGTTTCGGGTTCGGTGACCTCCTCGCCAAGCCAACCTTAACACCAAGACCAACCCAGCTCAAATAATTGGCGGATGAGCTAGGTTGGTCTCGGTAACAATAAATGTGTGTGACGAGATGAAGAAATTGATAGTTCATTCTTTTACAGAATCACTATAGTCTTGTGTTTGATGTGTTTAAAGTGTATCAGTTCTATGGATGAGATGTCATCCCCCAGACAGAATTGAGTGAAATATATATTTATTCATTTAAATAAATTTCTCAAGATTTTCTATCCATTCTTTATCGATTGATTTTCTTTCCTCAGTTTATAATATATTACCTTTTTTTTTTTTTTTTTGTAGAAAGAAGTATATACCTTTTGATACTACCACATTGAGTTTAGCAGACTTGGGTCTCATTTGATATTTTGGGAAAGTAAGGGCAAGAATTGGTGCCATAATTGCAGCAAGAATACAACAAGCAGAGTATGAACAACAGAAGTAACAATTGGTGTCCACAACTTTATTCTCCTGCTGTAAGATGGACCAAAAAGGCACAGTAAGAAGCAGGAAACTGCAGATCAACAAAATGAAACCCATGGGAAATTATGAATTGCCCAGCAGCTTAAACAAAACAGCTTAATGGTACCTGTTCACTTGCATCATATACAGCTTAATGGTACTTCTTCACTTCCAAACAGCTTAATGGTACCTATTCACTTGCATCATATACAAAAGTGATCTCTGCATCTATATCTGCTCAAAATTCATTAGACATCTTATGTGCCTTGGAATAATCACTGGTTCTAGGACTCCTTGCTTTGCTACTTGTACTAATGTATTCATAGACAACTGCATTTTGCAAGGCTAGAGTAGCCCTACAACTCAAAGTCTATCAAAAATACTGTTCTGCTGACTAAAGCTCAAAGGACATAAGACTGATAAGAGGCAAGGAGAGAGGAAGGTCCATGAAGTGATGGATTTTAAGAAAGAAGCAGGTGAAATCCAGATGAAAGGGTAAAGAAAAGGACATACCACTGAAGTCCATGATATGGAAAAGCATACGACAATTCCTCTCCTTGGGGGGAAATATCTCTATGTTCGAAAGATACAATCATAAAACTAAAACAATGAAAAAACAATAAAAGTCTTTCACAACAAATCTCCAACAAAAGTCGTTCAGATATGTTAAAGCTGCATTGGCAAACCCTCCAAAAAAAATAATCTGGAACTTCTACTTAAGAAAACAATGGGAATTCACTTAATCAACAACTGAGGAACACAAGTTTCACAGACTATTAACTAAACAAAACTAGCCCTTTATGGAAGGGATACAGAAAATGAAAATACAGAATATATGATAACATCAAACATTTACCAAGCAGCCATATTAATATAATAACAAACTCTCACTCATTAGCAACAGCTTTCAAATACATGATACACATAGAAGATGTTCCATTTCATACAGAAACAAACAGAAAGATCATTCCTTGACATCATCCA
The window above is part of the Fragaria vesca subsp. vesca linkage group LG2, FraVesHawaii_1.0, whole genome shotgun sequence genome. Proteins encoded here:
- the LOC101295893 gene encoding pentatricopeptide repeat-containing protein At1g31790-like, with amino-acid sequence MGITAPFLGVGTSSGYGSCEYRPRFSTTNQNHRSISKFRLPLPRSSKSNPLTSNNTTRKKNNTRKKRKKNENGSRCSTSDILRLMDGLQVPVTSTTLSDNHMYASLINDCSDSGAALHLQAHLTRKSPPPPLHLLNRLLLRHVCNGRLDNAHQLFDEMPLKDFNSWATLIVAYAQNADYAEALRLFLSMLHLQDCHVDISEFPAWIMACVLDATMDVGLGEQLHGCCLKLGHANRDMFVATSLINLYGRLRCHEAAQRASLGLSQPNALTWTARMINNSRGERFFEVISDFKEIGRAGISKNTSMISCVLRACARMHDSGFRGRQVHANAIKLGVDSHSFVHCGLIDMYGRNGLLRDAKLVFQTFNDTTSTACWNAMLTNYLRNGLHIEALKFLYEMQADGLQPQEYLLDQVRIACASNGL